The following proteins are co-located in the Lacticaseibacillus paracasei subsp. paracasei genome:
- the aroE gene encoding shikimate dehydrogenase, with amino-acid sequence METWISGATGLLCLLGSPVGHSGSPAMYNFSFQKQKIDAAYVAFDVTKEQMPEALNAMRLFKMCGGNVTMPCKNVAATLMDELSPAAKIIGAVNVVVNDDGKLIGHITDGIGFVRNLQEHEIDIKGKHLVVLGAGGAATAIQVQAALDGAKQITIFNRQDEFYSRAESTAKKLAEAAPAVKVDVVQLENTDRLKAAIADADILVNATTVGMKPDDGVSLVDPSFLRADLVVADTVYNPLKTKLIEDAEKVGAKTAPGKGMLLWQGAAGYQLWTGQDMPVKAYQAFEEEREPDRLETGV; translated from the coding sequence GTCCGGTTGGCCATTCTGGCTCGCCAGCAATGTATAACTTCAGTTTTCAAAAACAAAAAATTGATGCAGCTTATGTGGCGTTTGACGTGACCAAGGAGCAGATGCCAGAAGCATTGAATGCCATGCGCCTTTTCAAAATGTGCGGCGGCAACGTCACGATGCCGTGTAAAAATGTAGCAGCAACTTTGATGGACGAGTTATCGCCAGCTGCCAAGATCATTGGTGCGGTGAATGTCGTTGTGAATGATGATGGCAAATTGATCGGTCACATCACGGATGGCATCGGATTTGTTCGGAATTTGCAGGAACACGAGATTGATATCAAAGGCAAGCATTTGGTGGTATTAGGTGCTGGTGGCGCCGCGACTGCCATTCAAGTCCAAGCGGCGCTAGATGGTGCAAAACAGATTACCATCTTTAATCGGCAGGATGAATTCTATTCACGTGCTGAATCGACCGCCAAAAAGTTGGCCGAGGCAGCACCTGCTGTCAAAGTAGATGTGGTTCAGTTGGAAAATACTGACAGGCTCAAAGCGGCGATTGCGGACGCCGATATTCTTGTCAACGCAACTACTGTCGGCATGAAACCAGACGATGGGGTTTCCCTTGTTGATCCGAGTTTCCTACGCGCAGATTTGGTGGTGGCTGACACGGTATACAATCCTTTGAAGACAAAGTTGATTGAAGATGCTGAAAAAGTTGGCGCAAAAACAGCACCGGGTAAAGGCATGCTACTTTGGCAAGGCGCAGCCGGATATCAATTGTGGACTGGTCAGGACATGCCGGTGAAGGCATATCAGGCATTTGAAGAAGAGCGTGAACCAGACCGGTTAGAAACCGGAGTGTAA